The sequence CGCGAGCGACGGGCAGATGGAAGCGGTCGCCGACATCGCCGATGAATACGCCTCCGACGAGATCCGCGTCAGCCATGAGCAAAACCTCATCCTGCCGCATGTGGCGCTCGCCGACCTCGAGCCGGTCTATCGCGCGCTTGTTGCTGCAGGCCTCGCCACGGCCAATGCCGGCCTGATCACCGATATCATCGCCTGTCCCGGCCTTGATTATTGCGCGCTCGCCAATGCACGCTCCATTCCGGTCGCCCAGGAGATTTCAGGCCGTTTCGGTTCGCCCGAACGGCAGGCCGAGATCGGCGAACTCAAGATCAAGATTTCCGGCTGCATCAATGCCTGCGGACACCATCACGTCGGCCACATCGGTCTTCTGGGGGTCGAAAAGAAGGGCGCCGAACTCTACCAGATCACGCTTGGCGGGTCCGGAGACGAGAATACGTCGATCGGTGAGATCATCGGCCGCGGTTTTGAACCGGAAAAAGTGACGGATGCCGTGGAGACGATCGTCGACACCTATCTCGGCCTGCGCCGGGACAAGGCGGAGACCTTCCTGGAAGCCTATCGCCGGGTCGGGCCACAGCCTTTCAAGGACGCACTCTATGGCGGCAGCGCTCAGGAAGCCGCTTGAAGCACGGATGAGAAGATGACGAAAATCTGGAAAGAAACCGGCTTCGTGAACGATGACCCCTGGGTCGTCGAAACCGACGAGGCAAAGGCCGGATCGAACGAAAAGGCGATACTCGGCCTGGATGCCTTCCTGGAAGCGGCTGCGGCAAGCGGTGCCTCCGGGCTCGGAGTGCTGATTGCCCCCGCGGATGATGCGACCCGCATCGCCCCCTATCTCGACCGGATAGCGCTGGTGGCGGTTGCATTTCCTGCCTTCAATGACGGCCGCGCCTTCAGTCATGCTTCGCTGCTGCGCACGCGCATCGGCTTTGAGGGGGAGATCCGAGCTGTCGGCGATGTGCTGATCGATCAGATCCCGCTGATGCTGCGTTGTGGCATCGACAGCTTCGCCATAACGAACGCAACCGCGATCAAGCGGCTCTCCGAGGGGCGCCTGCCGGGTATTGCCAATCACTACCAACCGACGGCAAGGCCCTCCGTTGATGCAAAATCCTACAGCTGGCGCCGCGTTTCTTAAAAGGGATGCGGCCGCGACAGTGTGAAGCAAGCCGAAATCCCCGAAAAGGACTATATTTGGAAGGGAATTCCTTCCAATTTGGTGTGGCTTGGAATATCCGCTTATACTTGATAGACACGGTCACGATTACAGGACTGAAGCCACGATGAATGCTCCGGCAAAAACGGAAGATTTCGCGATCCAGGCACCGGCGGGCGTCTACGTCGAAACGGTCACGAGTGTCACTCATTATACGGACCGGCTCTTCCGCTTCCGCATGACCCGTCCTCAGGAGTTTCGCTTCCGATCGGGCGAATTCGCCATGATCGGCCTCATGGTCGGGGACAAGCCTGTCTACCGGGCCTATTCGATCGCGAGCCCGGCATGGGACGAGGAACTCGAGTTCTTCTCGATCAAGGTTCCGGATGGCCCTCTGACCTCGCATCTACAGAAGATCAAGCCCGGCGACCAGGTTCTGATGCGCAAGAAGCCCACCGGCACCCTGGTGCTCGATGCGCTCGTGCCCGGCCGCAGGCTCTACATGTTCTCGACCGGCACGGGCATCGCTCCTTTTGCGAGCCTTATCCGCGATCCGGAAACCTACGAGAAATTCGAGGAGGTTATCCTCACCCACACCTGCCGCGATGTGGCGGAACTGAAATACGGCTTCGACCTCGTCGATGAGATTCGCAATCACGAGTTCCTGAACGAAATCGTCGGCGACAAGCTTCGTCATTACGCGACGGTGACGCGCGAGGATTATCCCTTCAAGGGCCGGATCACCGACCTGATGACCAATCGCAAGTTCTTCGCGGACCTCGGTCTGCCGTCGTTCGATCCGGCCATCGATCGCGGCATGATCTGCGGTTCGACGGCGATGCTGAAGGACACCAAGGAAATTCTCGAGGCAGCCGGCCTGACGGAAGGTGCCAACAACAAGCCTGCCGAATTCGTCATTGAGCGCGCTTTCGTCGGCTGAGACGATGGACTGGACTCCCGTTCAAGGAAGCGGCGTATCCTGGATGCGCCTCTTTTCGTCGGGAGTGCCCGGCATAGAGCCGGAGCATCATCTTAGGCTTCCGCGCCCTGTCGCTCTGACGTGAGCGGTAGTAAACGGCTCACGTCTCCGCCATGTAGTCCATCAGTCCGGACATGGCGGCGGCAGCCCCGGCGGCATCGGCCCTTTGGATTGCGTGCATCACCTTCACGTGCCGCTCTACCGATTCCTTCATCTTTCGCGGTGAAGCGGTTGCAAACCACAAGCGGCGTGCATGGGTTTGCAGCGGCGCGAGTGCGGCCGTCAGGAACCTGTTCGGGCAGGCATCTTCCATGATCTCGTCGAACGCTTTGTCCGCGACGAGAAATCCTTCCATATCGCCGCTATCCGAGCAGTCGATCATCTGCTGCGCGCAATCGATCATCGATTGTCTGGCTTCGGCACTGGCATGCTCCGCCACAAGGGCCGCCGCCAAGGGCTCCAGTTGTCGACGCGTCTGCATGACGTGGGCCTGATCCTCAGGTCGGATCGTCGTAATCTGCAGCCCCACGCGCGGGCGGATTTCGATCAGGCCCTGCCAGGCAAGCTTCTGGATCGCTTCGCGAACGGGTGTTCGGCCATGGTTGGCGAGTTCGAGGAGCTGGCGCTCGGTGACGAGCGTTCCCGGCTTCAGCTTTAATGTAACGATAAGGCGTTCGAGCGCCAGATAGGCGAGGTGGGACTGAGACTGGCTTGCCATGGGCATCCTGATGTTCTGATATATCAGAGATTGACACAGTTTCGAAATGGTGGCAAGTAAACCTGATATATCAGCCCAAAGGAGGCCAATCATGTGGCGCGGCGTATTTCCGGCAGTTACCACGAAGTTCACGATTGAGGGCGACCTCGACAAGCGGGAGATGGAGCGCTGTTTTGCGCTGCAGTTTGAGGCCGGCGCCGACGGCATGATCGTCTGCGGTTCGCTCGGCGAAAACATGACGCTGGAGCCGGACGAGAAGATCGAGATCCTGAAGATCGCCAAATCGGTCGCCAGTGGCAAGCCGGTCTTGATGACGGTTTGCGAAAGCGCGACCCGCCGCGGCGAGACAGCGGCAAAGGCTGCGGCAAAGGCCGGTGCCGATGGTCTTATGGTTCTACCGGGCGTCCCCTACAAATCCGCGCCGGCCGAAACGCTCGCTCACGTCCAGAGCATTGCCGCCGCCGGCGGTCTGCCGATCATGGTCTATAACAATCCCGTCGCCTACGGCGTCGACGTGACGCTTTCGATGTTCGACGAGTTGGCGAAGAACGATCTCGTCGTTGCGATGAAGGAATCGACCGACGACATCCGTCGCATCACGGAGGTGCTGACGCGGTTCGGGGACCGCTTCGATTGCTTCACCGGCGTCGACAATCTTGCGCTCGAAAGCTTGCTGATGGGCGCGCATGGCTGGGTCGCCGGCCTTGTCGTGGCCTTTCCGAAGGAAACGGTTGCCATTTGGAAGCTCGTTCAGGCCGGCCGGCTCGAAGAGGCGAGGGTTATCTACCGCTGGTTCCGGCCGCTCCTCGACCTCGATGTCTCCACCAATCTCGTGCAGAATATCAAGCTCGCCGAAGTATTTGCGATCGGCTCCAACGATCGCGTCCGCGCACCCCGCCTGCCGCTTGCGGGCGTCGAGCGCCAGCGTGTGCAGGGTATCATCGAAGCCGCTCTTGCCAAGCGTCCGACGCTGCCGGTCCTCTGACGGATTCCGCGACCGATCATGAGGCGGGTCCACCATTTTTGCGTAGCGTCGTCCCGTGTGACGGTTTCATGTAGTTAAAAACGAAACGGCCCGCCTCTTGAGCGGGCCGTTTCGTATGAGCGTGTATTCTGATGTCAGTGCAGGATCTGGCTGAGGAACAGCTTGGTGCGCTCATGCCGCGGATTGTCGAAGAATTCAGCCGGCGAATTCTGCTCGACGATCTGGCCTTGGTCCATGAATATCACGCGGTGGGCGACCTGGCGGGCAAAACCCATTTCGTGGGTGACGCAGAGCATCGTCATGCCTTCTTCGGCGAGGCCGACCATCGTATCGAGCACTTCCTTGATCATTTCCGGGTCGAGCGCCGAAGTCGGCTCGTCGAAAAGCATGATCTTCGGATTCATGCAGAGCGAACGGGCAATCGCGACGCGCTGCTGCTGGCCGCCCGAAAGCTGGCCCGGATATTTGTGGGCCTGCTCGGGAATCTTGACGCGCTTGAGGAAATGCATCGCGACTTCCTCGGCCTGCTTCTTCGGCATCTTGCGCACCCAGATCGGTGCCAGCGTGCAGTTTTCCAGGATCGTCAAGTGCGGGAAGAGGTTGAAGTGCTGGAAGACCATGCCGACTTCGCGGCGCACCTCGTCGATCTTCTTCAGGTCGTTGGTGAGTTCGATGCCGTCGACAACGATCTTGCCCTTCTGGTGCTCCTCGAGCCGGTTGATGCAGCGGATCATCGTCGATTTGCCGGAACCGGACGGGCCGGCAATGACGATGCGCTCGCCGCGCATCACCTTGAGATTGATGTCGCGCAGCACGTGGAAATCACCGTACCACTTGTTCATGCCGGTGATTTCGATCGCGACATCCGTCGTCGAGACGGTCATTTTTGAAGCAGTGGCGTCGTGTGCCATATGTTTCCCCTGTTTATCGTTGGCTCTTGTCGAGCAGGCGTTCCATGAAGCCTGAATAGCGCGACATGCCGAAGCAGAAAAGCCAGAATATGAAGCCTGCGAAGATCAGGCCGGTCAGCGGCGTTACCGCGGACGCCCAGTTCGTGTCGGTAAAGTTCAGGCGAACGATGCCGAGCAGATCGAACATGCCGATAATCGAGACGAGCGACGTGTCCTTGAACAGGCCGATAAAGGTGTTGACGATGCCGGGAATCACCAGCTTCAGCGCTTGCGGCAGGACGATGAGATTCATCTTCTGCCAATAGCTGAGCCCGAGCGAATCGGCGCCTTCGTACTGGCCCTTCGGAATAGCCTGCAAGCCACCGCGCACGACTTCCGCCATGTAGGCGGAGGCGAAGAGCGACACACCGATCAGGGCGCGCAGGAATTTGTCGAAGGTGACACCCTGCGGCAGGAACAGCGGCAGCATCACGCTCGCCATGAACAGAACCGTGATCAGCGGGACGCCGCGCACCATCTCGATGAAGACCGTGCAGAGCATCTTGATCACCGGCATGTTCGACCGTCGCCCGAGCGCCAGCAGAATGCCCAATGGCAGTGAAACCGCGATACCGACAAATGAGAGAACCAGGGTGACCATGAGGCCGCCCCACAGCGGCGTCTCGACGTAAGTGAGGCCTAGCCAGCCGCCGGGAAGCAGGATCGTGGCGATGATCGGTAGGACCACCAGCAGCAGAACCGCGTTCAACCCCTTGTACGGAACCTTGGGGATCAACATCGGTACGAGGAACAGCACGAAAAGAATGCCGACGAGAGCGGGCCGCCACCGTTCCTCAGGCGGATAGCGGCCAAAGAGGAACTGGCTGAATTTCGCGTTGACGAAAGCCCAGCAGGCGCCGCTCCAGTTCTCTGGCTGTGACCCGCCCTGGGAGATCGTCGCGCAGACGCCGCGACCGCCGCCGGTCCAGGCTGCGTCGATAAAGAGCCACTGTATTGCCGGGGGCACCAGCCACGCCAACACCAGCAGGCTGATAATGGTCAAGGCTGTGTCCTTCGGCGTGGCGAAGAGGTTCTTCCGCAGCCAAAGAGCAATGCCACTTTCCAGCGCCGGGGCGGGTGAGGCTTCGATCAACGAAGCACGAACGAAACTTGCCTGATGCGTGCTCATGTTCTTACCTCTCCACCAGCGCCATACGAGCGTTGTACCAGTTCATGAACGCCGAGGTGGCAAGGCTCAGGCTGAGATAGACGATGAGCCAGATGCTTACGACTTCGATCGCCTGTCCGGTTTGGTTGAGGATCGTCCCGCCGACGGCGACGAGATCCGCATAGCCGACGGCAACCGCTAGCGACGAGTTCTTGGTGAGGTTGAGATATTGGCTGGTCAAGGGCGGGATGATGATGCGCATCGCCTGCGGCACGACGACCAGACGGGTGGTCAGCCTTGGGCGGATGCCGAGCGCGTGGGCCGCTTCCGTCTGTCCTTTTGAGACCCCGCGGATGCCTGCCCGGACGATCTCTGCGATGAAGGCCGCAGTGTAGAAGGAAAGCGCGAGGAAGAGCGACATGAATTCCGGTCCGACGACCGAGCCCCCCGTCAGGTTGAACTTGCCCGCGACGGGCACATCGAAGGCGAGCGGCGCGCCGCTTGCGAGGAACGTCACCAGAGGTATGCCGATGACGAGTCCGAGCACAATCCACAACACGGGCAATCGTTGGCCGGTCGCCATCTGTTGCTGACGGGCGTAGCGGGCAAAGACGACGCTCGCGATGATGCTGATGATGAGCGCGATGAGCGTATAGTGTGATCCTTCTCCGAACATGGGCTTCGGAAAGGCGACGCCGCGGTTGCTCACGAAAATGTCGAAGGGCAAGGCAAGCGCCTCGCGCGCCTGAGGCAGGATCGCCAGAACGCCGCTGTACCAGAAGAAGATGACCAGCAGCGGTGGAATGTTGCGGAACACCTCGACATAGGCGAGCGACAGCTTGGCGATGATCCAGTTGTGCGAAAGACGTCCGATGCCGACGATGAAGCCGATGACAGTTGCCGTGATGATACCGGTAATCGCCACCAGCAACGTATTGACAAAGCCGACCACCAAAGCACGGCCATAGGTGGAATCGCTTGTGAAGGCGATCAGCGATTGTCCGACATCGAATCCCGCCCGGCTTCTCACAAAACCATAGCCGGACGCGATGTTCGCGCGCTTCAGGTTCTCGACCGTGTTGTCGACGATCCAGTAGATGAGGACCGCCAGAATGATGATGGTGACTGCCTGGTAGAATATCCCGCGCACCTGAGGGTCGTTAATAATCGATCCTGAGGATTTGCTTTTCTCAGGCGCGTTCGTAACGCCAATGGCCATGTAATGCCTCTTTCCCCAATCCGCCCTTGCCGGGCGTTTTTTATTGCAACGGAGGAGCGGTGTGCCGCCCCTCCGGATTTCCCGAACCGGTTTAGCGAACCGGCGGGGCGTACTGGATGCCGCCCTTGCTCCACAGCGCGTTCAGTCCGCGCTCGATCTTCAGCGGGCTGCCTGCACCGATGTTGCGATCGAAGATTTCGCCGTAGTTGCCGACGGCCTTGATGACGTTCACTGCCCACTCATTGGTGAGGCCGAGGTCGGTGCCGATCTTGCTGTCGGCTTCGACGCCGAGGAAGCGCTGGACGTCAGGGTTCGTCGACTTCTTCATTTCCTCGACATTCGCCTGCGTCACGCCGAATTCCTCGGCCTGGATCAGCGCGTAGTGGACCCAAGTGACGATATCGAACCATTGGTCGTCACCTTGGCGGACGGCCGGGCCGAGCGGCTCCTTGGAGATGATTTCCGGCAGAATCACGTGGTCGTCCGGCTTGGAAAGGGTGAGTCGCAGCGAATACAGGCCGGATTGGTCGGTCGTGTAAACGTCGCAGC is a genomic window of Sinorhizobium numidicum containing:
- a CDS encoding amino acid ABC transporter permease, coding for MAIGVTNAPEKSKSSGSIINDPQVRGIFYQAVTIIILAVLIYWIVDNTVENLKRANIASGYGFVRSRAGFDVGQSLIAFTSDSTYGRALVVGFVNTLLVAITGIITATVIGFIVGIGRLSHNWIIAKLSLAYVEVFRNIPPLLVIFFWYSGVLAILPQAREALALPFDIFVSNRGVAFPKPMFGEGSHYTLIALIISIIASVVFARYARQQQMATGQRLPVLWIVLGLVIGIPLVTFLASGAPLAFDVPVAGKFNLTGGSVVGPEFMSLFLALSFYTAAFIAEIVRAGIRGVSKGQTEAAHALGIRPRLTTRLVVVPQAMRIIIPPLTSQYLNLTKNSSLAVAVGYADLVAVGGTILNQTGQAIEVVSIWLIVYLSLSLATSAFMNWYNARMALVER
- a CDS encoding amino acid ABC transporter ATP-binding protein codes for the protein MAHDATASKMTVSTTDVAIEITGMNKWYGDFHVLRDINLKVMRGERIVIAGPSGSGKSTMIRCINRLEEHQKGKIVVDGIELTNDLKKIDEVRREVGMVFQHFNLFPHLTILENCTLAPIWVRKMPKKQAEEVAMHFLKRVKIPEQAHKYPGQLSGGQQQRVAIARSLCMNPKIMLFDEPTSALDPEMIKEVLDTMVGLAEEGMTMLCVTHEMGFARQVAHRVIFMDQGQIVEQNSPAEFFDNPRHERTKLFLSQILH
- a CDS encoding DUF934 domain-containing protein: MTKIWKETGFVNDDPWVVETDEAKAGSNEKAILGLDAFLEAAAASGASGLGVLIAPADDATRIAPYLDRIALVAVAFPAFNDGRAFSHASLLRTRIGFEGEIRAVGDVLIDQIPLMLRCGIDSFAITNATAIKRLSEGRLPGIANHYQPTARPSVDAKSYSWRRVS
- a CDS encoding ferredoxin--NADP reductase: MNAPAKTEDFAIQAPAGVYVETVTSVTHYTDRLFRFRMTRPQEFRFRSGEFAMIGLMVGDKPVYRAYSIASPAWDEELEFFSIKVPDGPLTSHLQKIKPGDQVLMRKKPTGTLVLDALVPGRRLYMFSTGTGIAPFASLIRDPETYEKFEEVILTHTCRDVAELKYGFDLVDEIRNHEFLNEIVGDKLRHYATVTREDYPFKGRITDLMTNRKFFADLGLPSFDPAIDRGMICGSTAMLKDTKEILEAAGLTEGANNKPAEFVIERAFVG
- a CDS encoding dihydrodipicolinate synthase family protein, producing MWRGVFPAVTTKFTIEGDLDKREMERCFALQFEAGADGMIVCGSLGENMTLEPDEKIEILKIAKSVASGKPVLMTVCESATRRGETAAKAAAKAGADGLMVLPGVPYKSAPAETLAHVQSIAAAGGLPIMVYNNPVAYGVDVTLSMFDELAKNDLVVAMKESTDDIRRITEVLTRFGDRFDCFTGVDNLALESLLMGAHGWVAGLVVAFPKETVAIWKLVQAGRLEEARVIYRWFRPLLDLDVSTNLVQNIKLAEVFAIGSNDRVRAPRLPLAGVERQRVQGIIEAALAKRPTLPVL
- a CDS encoding GntR family transcriptional regulator, encoding MASQSQSHLAYLALERLIVTLKLKPGTLVTERQLLELANHGRTPVREAIQKLAWQGLIEIRPRVGLQITTIRPEDQAHVMQTRRQLEPLAAALVAEHASAEARQSMIDCAQQMIDCSDSGDMEGFLVADKAFDEIMEDACPNRFLTAALAPLQTHARRLWFATASPRKMKESVERHVKVMHAIQRADAAGAAAAMSGLMDYMAET
- a CDS encoding amino acid ABC transporter permease gives rise to the protein MSTHQASFVRASLIEASPAPALESGIALWLRKNLFATPKDTALTIISLLVLAWLVPPAIQWLFIDAAWTGGGRGVCATISQGGSQPENWSGACWAFVNAKFSQFLFGRYPPEERWRPALVGILFVLFLVPMLIPKVPYKGLNAVLLLVVLPIIATILLPGGWLGLTYVETPLWGGLMVTLVLSFVGIAVSLPLGILLALGRRSNMPVIKMLCTVFIEMVRGVPLITVLFMASVMLPLFLPQGVTFDKFLRALIGVSLFASAYMAEVVRGGLQAIPKGQYEGADSLGLSYWQKMNLIVLPQALKLVIPGIVNTFIGLFKDTSLVSIIGMFDLLGIVRLNFTDTNWASAVTPLTGLIFAGFIFWLFCFGMSRYSGFMERLLDKSQR